A genome region from Strigops habroptila isolate Jane chromosome 12, bStrHab1.2.pri, whole genome shotgun sequence includes the following:
- the LOC115615646 gene encoding histidine--tRNA ligase, cytoplasmic-like, with the protein MLRLVPLGAAVRQLPAGPASRARAWAWAWPLGPGGVLPRRAGGSGWRPALKTPKGTRDHPPAHTALRDRLLAAVVACFKRHGAAAIDTPVLELRETLMGKYGEEAKLIYELQDQGGELLALRYDLTVPFARYLAMNKITNMKRYHIAKVYRRDNPATTRGRYREFYQCDFDIAGQFDPMIPDAECLKIVHEILSDLQLGDFLIKVNDRRILNGIFAVCGIPESKFITMCCSVDKLDKVPWEEVRSEMVGEKGLSPEAADHIGEYVQLHGGLELIEQLLQDPKLSQNKLAKEGLGDMKLLFEYLTLFGITGKISFDLSLARGLDYYTGVIFEAVLLQQENDHVEEPVSVGSVAGGGRYDGLVGMFDPKGRKVPCVGISIGIERIFSILEQRMKASGEKVRTTETQVLVATPHKHLLAARLKLISELWGAGIKAEMLYKKDPKLLKQLQYCEDMGIPLAAIVGDQELTDGVVKLRDVATRKEVDIPREKLVDEIRRRLEP; encoded by the exons ATGCTGCGGCTGGTGCCGCTCGGTGCGGCCGTGCGGCAGCTGCCCGCGGGCCCCGCCAGCCGGGCCCGGGCCTGGGCCTGGGCCTGGCCGCTCGGGCCCGGCGGGGTCCtgccgcggcgggcgggcggtAGCGGGTGGCGCCCGGCTCTGAAGACGCCCAAG GGCACCCGCGACCACCCGCCAGCGCATACGGCGCTCCGTGACCGGCTGCTCGCCGCCGTGGTGGCCTGCTTCAAGCGGCACGGCGCGGCCGCCATCGACACCCCCGTGCTGGAGCTGCGG GAGACGCTGATGGGGAAGTACGGGGAGGAGGCAAAGCTCATCTACGAGCTGCAGGACCAGGGAGGGGAGCTGCTGGCCCTGCGCTACGACCTGACT GTGCCCTTTGCTCGCTATCTGGCGATGAACAAGATCACCAACATGAAGCGCTACCACATCGCCAAGGTCTACAGGAGGGACAACCCAGCCACCACCCGGGGCCGCTACCGGGAGTTCTACCAGTGC GACTTTGACATTGCCGGGCAGTTCGACCCTATGATTCCCGATGCCGAGTGCCTGAAGATCGTGCACGAGATCCTGAGTGACCTGCAGCTCGGGGACTTCCTCATCAAG GTTAACGACCGGCGGATTTTGAATGGGATATTTGCTGTCTGTGGGATCCCAGAGAGCAAGTTCATAACGATGTGTTGTAGCGTGGACAAACTGGACAAG GTGCCATGGGAAGAAGTGAGGAGCGAGATGGTGGGGGAGAAGGGGCTCTCTCCCGAGGCTGCGGATCACATCGGGGAGTACGTCCAGCTCCACG GTGGCCTGGAGCTGATCGAGCAGCTTCTCCAGGACCCAAAGCTGTCCCAGAACAAGCTGGCCAAGGAGGGGCTGGGGGACATGAAGCTGCTCTTTGAGTACCTGACCCTGTTTGGCATCACAGGGAAg ATCTCCTTCGACCTGAGCCTGGCGCGGGGCCTGGACTATTACACGGGGGTGATCTttgaggctgtgctgctgcagcaggagaacGACCACGTGGAGGAGCCGGTGAGCGTCGGGAGCGTGGCTGGAGGCGGCCGCTACGACGGGCTGGTGGGGATGTTCGATCCCAAGGGACGGAAGGTGCCCTGCGTGGGGATCAGCATTGGCATCGAGCGGATCTTCTCCATCCTGGAGCAGAGGATGAAG GCTTCTGGAGAGAAGGTTCGAACAACTGAGACGCAAGTGCTGGTGGCTACACCTCACAAACACTTACTTGCTGCGAGACTGAAGCTCATCTCCGAACTGTGGGGTGCAGGGATCAAG GCAGAGATGCTGTACAAGAAGGATCCTAAActgctgaagcagctgcagtATTGTGAGGACATGGGGATCCCCCTTGCTGCCATAGTAGGGGACCAAGAGCTGACAGATGGAGTCGTCAAGCTGCGAGATGTTGCAACAAGAAAGGAG GTTGATATCCCAAGAGAAAAGCTTGTTGATGAGATCAGAAGGCGGCTGGAGCCTTAG